The proteins below come from a single Dasypus novemcinctus isolate mDasNov1 chromosome 22, mDasNov1.1.hap2, whole genome shotgun sequence genomic window:
- the LOC101431126 gene encoding zinc finger protein 574-like has translation MTELEVTHAENPHRQLGLRGQGAGAPLQPNALGNPLLPRPTEPSQCPPGGRGASTAPTPPPAERPARSRRAPAAPQRTHRGELPFPCALCRKRGGLSSDYARRRRVHTAEWRNGAGAAASAPASARSTRARRPASAGLCQVRPPLHQPRARLCPVRASLHQPRARLCQVRPPLHQPRARLCPVRASLRQARHAPWRAHRRQAHEGPGAGRAAARARTSWSSKGRAPASALRRELRSRRCLLSTAGPHREGPHRQKPCGAACAASASARRATSSSRDWPGMAGGGAPRPGGAWDRTPQLFPAAEKRLGWKTPPREPRPTGVVERGGWGLSWLLTGSGLVEPLYLMGDVKEEGERGPLEVVPVQSVFPSLGAFPAHLDGKWRESAWLEIIKESKT, from the exons ATGACGGAGCTTGAG GTGACGCACGCGGAAAACCCTCACCGCCAGTTAGGGCTGCGAG GACAAGGAGCCGGCGCCCCGCTGCAGCCGAATGCCCTCGGCAACCCCCTTCTTCCCCGGCCCACCGAGCCATCCCAGTGTCCTCCGGGCGGCAGGGGCGCCAGCACCGCCCCAACTCCACCTCCCGCAGAGCGGCCAGCGCGGAGCCGCCGCGCCCCAGCCGCGCCCCAGCGCACGCACCGCGGCGAGCTGCCCTTCCCGTGCGCGCTGTGCCGGAAGCGCGGCGGCCTCAGCTCGGACTATGCGCGCCGCCGGCGCGTCCACACTGCCGAGTGGCGCAACGGTGCAGGGGCTGCGGCGAGTGCTCCTGCCTCGGCCAGGAGCACTCGGGCGAGAAGACCTGCGAGCGCGGGACTGTGCCAAGTGCGTCCGCCACTGCACCAACCGCGCGCGCGACTGTGCCCAGTGCGTGCGTCACTGCACCAACCGCGCGCGCGACTGTGCCAAGTGCGTCCGCCACTGCACCAACCGCGCGCGCGACTGTGCCCAGTGCGTGCGTCACTGCGCCAGGCACGTCACGCGCCGTGGCGTGCGCACCGGCGACAAGCCCACGAGGGCCCGGGTGCGGGAAGAGCTGCAGCCAGAGCGCGCACCTCCTGGTCCTCCAAAGGGCGCGCACCAGCAAGCGCCCTGCGCCGGGAGCTCCGGAGCCGCCGCTGCCTGCTCAGCACCGCAGGGCCACACCGCGAGGGTCCACACCGCCAGAAGCCCTGCGGCGCGGCGTGTGCGGCGAGCGCTTCGGCCAGAAGAGCGACCTCCAGCAGCAGAGACTGGCCAGGGATGGCCGGGGGTGGTGCCCCGCGGCCTGGCGGGGCCTGGGACCGGACCCCGCAGCTCTTCCCTGCGGCTGAGAAGCGCCTCGGCTGGAAGACCCCTCCCCGGGAGCCTAGGCCGACAGGAGTCGTCGAGAGAGGGGGCTGGGGCCTGAGCTGGCTTCTTACCGGCAG tggCTTAGTGGAGCCCCTGTACCTCATGGGTGACGTCAAAGAGGAAGGAGAACGCGGCCCCTTGGAGGTGGTTCCC GTGCAGTCTGTGTTTCCTTCACTGGGGGCATTTCCTGCCCATCTGGACGGGAAGTGGCGGGAGTCTGCGTGGTTAGAAATTATTAAAGAATCCAAAACGTAG